The DNA region CAAGGCCGAACGGCGCGACCGATTGCGCCGCAGGCAGCTGGAGCTGTTGCGAAGTCTGGAAACGAGCAATGCCGAACAGCCCAAACCCCAGGACATGGTGACCGGCTGGTTCGACGAGCGCAGCGCAACCAAGCTCGTCGGCGCGGGGTTTATCAACCTAGGCGAGATGGCCAAAGCCATTGCTGCCGGGGGACGCTGGTATCGCAACCTACCGGGTGTGGGCAAAGGCAAGGCCCAGCGCATTGCGGCTCACCTCCACACTCTCATCCCGTCAGCGACGCCACCCTTGAGGCGCCTCTTCGCCCTGCCCTCCTCTGCCCTGGCCGACCATCCGCTGGAGCTTGAATGGCTCCCTAGAAACGCTTATCAAGAGTCTCTGCAGACACCGCCAATGGAGCTACCTCTGTCGGGGTCGGGCTCCATGCTCAATGCCTCAAGCGACCTGCAGGCTATGCGCACCTGGATCCAGACCCATGCAGGCTCTGCCGCCACGGTCAAGAGTTTCTGGCGGGAGGCTCGTGTCTTCATGCTCTGGCTCCAGTGGGAGCGCGGGGGCATCACTTTTTCAGAGGTCAAGGTCGAGGACTGCCTGGCGTTCAGGGCCTTCACCGAGAACATACCGGCCCACTGGATATCGCGTGAGCGCGCCAGCCCTGGCCAACCCGGTTGGGCACCATTTCGTGGACAGCTTTCGCAATCGAGCCGGCACCACCTGCTCAACATTGTGGGCGCCCTCTTCGCTTATTTGAAGTTGGCCGACTACATCGGCCAAAACCCATGGCCGCTGATCAAGACCCGCGCCTCAATGAAAAAGACTGCTGTCAACAGCGTAGACACTCGCGCCTTTTCCGAAGACGCTCAGACTGAAATCCAACGTTTCATTGATGCACAACCACCCTCCCCTTCCCGCGCGCGCATGCGGTTCATCGTCGGATTCTTGTCGGGTGTCGGACTGCGCGCCTCTGAATTGCTGGCAGCCAGGTTGGGCGATCTGCGCTATGTCAGCGGAGGGTATGTGTTGCAGGTGATAGGCAAAGGAGGTACGCCGCGTGTCGTAGCCATCCCCCCTTCTGCCTTGGTGGCACTGGAGGACTACCTCGAGGCCCGCGGTATCGGCAGCCTGCAGCAAGCTCCTGTAAAAGCTCCGTTACTGGCCAGCGCCAAAGGTCCCATGGAATCCATTGGCTACCAGGCTCTGTACCTCACCGTACGCACCTGGTTGAGGAATGCGATTAACGCATCCCTCCTCCCCTCTGCCGAACGTCAATCGCTTGCAGGCGCATCGGCACACTGGCTGCGACATACCTTTGCAACTCGCGCAATTAAACGCGAGGTACCCATGGAAGTAGTTCAAGCTCAGCTGGGTCACGCCAATATCAGCACGACGATGAACATTTACGCCAAGGCTCCATTGGAGCGCCAGATCGAAACCATCTCTGCCGCGTTTAAGTGAAATTGACGACACCCAACGTTGTCGAGAAACTTGCTGAAATGAATACACCAAATCCATCCTGAAACCACATGGCGTTCGACGCATTCGATCCCATCAGCAAAAGGGTCTCTTCGTCTAATTAAGCAAAGTTTTCACATTCCAATGGTGCGCCATAGCATATCGATGTACGGGGACTCCTCTTGAATGGCCGCACATCTACGGCAACTCCTTGATTTCGGAAATAGTGCTCTTCAAGCACTCAAGACTTTTTGCCTAACGCACCCGCCCCTCTAAATTCCAAAACCCCAAACACCGCAGCCACCCAGACTCGTTATTGTTGCTGCCACATCCGCTCATCAACGAACAAAACCCCTAATTCATTAGGCAAGAAATTTTCAGCAGAGCAGCTCCACCCACAAATACGGCACGTATCAAGCCTGCTGCCAGAACTCGTTGGACATCCACAGACCCAACGCCCCTACCGTGACCTCCCACTTACGGCACTTCTGAAAAATCTCAGAAATAATCCGACACAGGGCAGGCACCCGAACCAAACAACAAACTCAACGACGAGAAGTTGGCTCGAGCCAACCCATCGACCCCTAGCTATTCAGCGAATGCTGAAAAAACTCCAAACACAAGCAGATCAACACCCGCGCACAAACCACCCCGGGCACTATCGCCCCTAAAGTCAGTCACCAGACTCACATCGACATGTGTGACGCGAAAAGCATCTTGGCTCGAGCCAACCCACACGTCTTCGGCTCGGAAGTTGGGGCATCAACCGATGCTTGGCTCGAGCCAAGAT from Acidovorax sp. T1 includes:
- a CDS encoding tyrosine-type recombinase/integrase, with amino-acid sequence MAEGIDLNESALRYLGIEHGNEAITAHRQTVDQVRAIARRRGDSAWRLIGVRIRVQDFSLRPSLEDFIVDRDLDGWSESEQLEFYEAAFPTDHKAERRDRLRRRQLELLRSLETSNAEQPKPQDMVTGWFDERSATKLVGAGFINLGEMAKAIAAGGRWYRNLPGVGKGKAQRIAAHLHTLIPSATPPLRRLFALPSSALADHPLELEWLPRNAYQESLQTPPMELPLSGSGSMLNASSDLQAMRTWIQTHAGSAATVKSFWREARVFMLWLQWERGGITFSEVKVEDCLAFRAFTENIPAHWISRERASPGQPGWAPFRGQLSQSSRHHLLNIVGALFAYLKLADYIGQNPWPLIKTRASMKKTAVNSVDTRAFSEDAQTEIQRFIDAQPPSPSRARMRFIVGFLSGVGLRASELLAARLGDLRYVSGGYVLQVIGKGGTPRVVAIPPSALVALEDYLEARGIGSLQQAPVKAPLLASAKGPMESIGYQALYLTVRTWLRNAINASLLPSAERQSLAGASAHWLRHTFATRAIKREVPMEVVQAQLGHANISTTMNIYAKAPLERQIETISAAFK